A single window of Stigmatopora nigra isolate UIUO_SnigA chromosome 20, RoL_Snig_1.1, whole genome shotgun sequence DNA harbors:
- the ache gene encoding acetylcholinesterase yields the protein MWTAFVLFSVLILGVSSQSEADLTVMTRGGLVRGTHMPVLERGHVTAFLGIPFAEPPLGNRRFRPAEPKRPWKGVYDAHHYPDACFQFVDTTFPGFMGSEMWNPNREMNEDCLYLNVWVPPSPRPHNLTVMVWIYGGGFYSGSSSLDVYDGRYLAYTETVIVVSMNYRIGAFGFLALDGSSEAPGNVGLLDQRMALQWVQDNIHHFGGNPKQVTIFGESAGGASVGFHLLSPDSRSVFTRAILQSGVPNTPWATVSPAEARRRAMQLAKLVGCNGGNDTEMVDCLRGKTPQELIDQEFQVLPWMSIFRFSFVPVVDGDFVPDTPEAMLNSGNFKDTQVLLGVNQDEGTYFLLYGAPGFSKDNDSLISRGDFLEGTKLSVPHANDIGLEAVVLQYTDWMDENNGAKNRDALDDIVGDHNVICPLAFFARAFAQHNALKPNAGVFLYLFDHRASNLPWPEWMGVIHGYEIEFVFGLPLEKRFNYTQDEEKLSRRTMRYWANFARSGNPNMNVDGTVESRKRWPQFTMAEQKYVALNTEPVKVHRGLRNQMCAFWNHFLPRLLNITDNIDEAERQWKVEFHRWSSYMMHWKSQFDHYSKQERCADL from the exons ATGTGGACTGCCTTCGTCCTCTTCTCCGTCCTCATTCTGGGCGTGTCGTCCCAGAGCGAGGCGGACCTCACCGTCATGACCCGCGGCGGCCTGGTCCGCGGTACCCACATGCCGGTTCTGGAACGGGGCCACGTCACCGCCTTCCTGGGAATCCCTTTCGCCGAACCACCCCTGGGGAATCGGCGTTTCCGACCGGCGGAGCCCAAGCGTCCCTGGAAGGGGGTCTACGATGCCCACCACTACCCCGATGCCTGTTTCCAGTTCGTGGACACCACTTTCCCCGGTTTTATGGGCAGTGAGATGTGGAACCCCAACAGGGAGATGAATGAGGACTGTCTGTACCTCAATGTGTGGGTGCCACCGTCTCCTAGACCTCATAATCTCACTGTCATGGTTTGGATCTACGGTGGAG GATTCTACAGTGGTTCTTCCTCCCTGGACGTCTATGACGGACGTTACCTGGCCTACACCGAAACAGTCATTGTGGTTTCCATGAACTACCGCATCGGGGCCTTCGGTTTCTTGGCCTTGGACGGCTCCTCGGAAGCCCCAGGCAACGTTGGTCTGCTGGACCAGAGGATGGCCTTACAGTGGGTCCAAGACAACATCCACCACTTTGGGGGGAACCCAAAACAG GTGACCATCTTCGGAGAGAGCGCCGGCGGAGCCTCAGTAGGATTCCACCTACTGTCTCCAGACAGCCGGTCCGTCTTCACCAGAGCCATCCTCCAGAGTGGCGTCCCCAACACCCCCTGGGCTACTGTCAGTCCGGCTGAGGCACGGAGGCGGGCCATGCAGCTGGCTAAACTAGTGGGCTGCAACGGGGGGAACGACACCGAGATGGTGGACTGCCTCCGCGGCAAAACGCCTCAGGAACTCATCGATCAGGAGTTTCAG GTCCTCCCTTGGATGTCCATCTTTCGCTTCTCTTTCGTCCCTGTCGTGGACGGCGACTTCGTACCCGACACACCGGAGGCCATGCTCAACTCGGGCAACTTTAAGGACACCCAAGTCCTACTTGGGGTCAACCAGGACGAAGGCACCTACTTCTTGCTGTACGGCGCTCCCGGCTTCAGCAAGGACAACGACAGCCTCATCTCCAGGGGGGACTTCCTCGAAG GCACCAAGCTGAGCGTCCCCCACGCCAACGACATCGGCCTGGAGGCGGTGGTGCTTCAGTACACCGACTGGATGGACGAAAACAACGGAGCCAAGAACCGTGACGCCTTGGACGACATCGTGGGGGATCACAACGTCATCTGCCCTCTGGCTTTCTTCGCCCGCGCCTTCGCCCAGCACAACGCCCTCAAACCCAACGCAG GGGTCTTTCTCTACCTCTTTGACCACCGGGCGTCCAACCTACCCTGGCCCGAGTGGATGGGTGTCATCCACGGCTACGAGATCGAGTTTGTCTTTGGCCTCCCTTTGGAGAAGAGGTTCAACTACACCCAGGATGAGGAGAAACTCAGTCGCCGCACTATGAGATACTGGGCCAACTTTGCGCGATCCGG CAACCCCAACATGAACGTGGACGGGACGGTGGAGAGCCGGAAGCGCTGGCCACAGTTCACCATGGCCGAACAGAAGTACGTGGCGCTCAACACGGAACCCGTCAAAGTCCACCGAGGTCTCCGGAATCAGATGTGCGCTTTCTGGAACCATTTCCTACCACGCCTCCTCAACATCACCG ACAACATTGACGAAGCCGAACGCCAGTGGAAGGTGGAATTCCACCGCTGGTCGTCCTACATGATGCACTGGAAGAGCCAGTTTGACCATTACAGCAAGCAGGAACGTTGCGCCGACCTCTGA
- the phka1a gene encoding phosphorylase b kinase regulatory subunit alpha, skeletal muscle isoform isoform X2 yields the protein MRSRSNSGVKLDNYARIVQQTILQHQDPVTGLLPGSGEQPDAWVRDNVYAIVSVWALSLAYRKNADRDEDKAKAYELEQSVVKLMRGVLQCITRQLHKVEKFKYSRSTSDSLHAKYDTKTCAPVVGDDQWGHLQVDATSLFLLFLAQMTASGLHIVYTQDEVDVVQNLMFYIEAAYKVADYGMWERGDKTNQGITEINASSIGTAKAALEALDELNLFGAKGGPGSVVHALADDIQHCQSILTSMLPRASISKEVDAGVLAIISYPAFAVEDMSIVNLTKEEIISKLQGRYGCCRFLRDGHKTPKEDPSRLYYESAELKLFENIECEWPLFWTYLILDGIFTNSPEQVQEYQEALEAILIKQKDGIRLLPELYSVPPDKVEEEYMNPHTVERIPMGKCPLKWGQSLYVLGKLLSEGFLAPGEIDPLNRRFSTIPKPDVVVQVSVLAETEEIKELLLKHGIHVETVADIHPIHVQPSRVLSHIYARLGRNPRLGLTGRPYRMIGILGTSKFYIIRNTIFSFTPQFLDHQQFYLALDNKMIVEMLRTEISYLSSRWRMTGRPTVIFPVSQSMLTEDRANLDPAVLATLKKLQDGYYGGARIQTGKLSEFLTTSCFAHLSFLDGKALGGTHGRSHDQFDHLDGEGYVHELSCDDEADDLAQYLDHLLAHSAPQKPKAQMGGLGKFKAVASKTKDMVSLKNKAQSLNVQEVNMYLPNKLFRCRQPSLNLNLPDPSTAPDPQIPEVTLTSESGVPRDAGGAVDYSALVQLLKETKSLQDQADILYILFKDKGMEWDTGKGATVRSLLVDLYEKAGELKNWGLIRMISGMLRKKVEELDSACSDLLAHQKHLTVGLPPEPREKTITAPIPLDQLAAVIDEASDGNISVAILTQEVMVYLAMSIRTQPNLFSEMFRLRIGLIIQVMATELAQSLHCSGEEATESLMSLSPSELKNLLHHILSGKEFGVERSVREADGGLSPAISIHHLGNVGATKSERVGISKLKSDMKTADRRVSMPDAVKVVKCNVPILLPGQKNLRSHSLDISNMESGRYRLPSVDSLDIPEGVSLAKDARQGQWLRRRRLDGSLNRVPVGFYQKVWRILQKCHGLSIEGYVLPSSTTREMTPGEIKFSLHVETVLNRVPQPEYRQLLVEAILVLTMLSDVDVPTVGSIIHADKIVRLADDMFHKDQRDLGADEHLLERDPSTGVCKLLYDSAPSGRFGSMTYLTKAVAVYVQDFLPGGSCAVQ from the exons ATGAGGAGCAGGAGTAACTCGGGCGTTAAACTGGACAACTATGCCCGGATCGTGCAGCAAACGATCCTGCAGCACCAA gACCCCGTCACGGGACTTCTCCCCGGAAGTGGCGAACAGCCGGACGCCTGGGTGCGAGACAACGTCTACGCCATCGTGTCGGTGTGGGCGCTCAGCTTGGCCTACAGGAAGAACGCCGACAGGGACGAAGACAAGGCCAAGGCTTACGAACTGGAACAG AGCGTGGTGAAACTCATGAGAGGCGTCCTACAGTGCATCACCAGGCAG CTACACAAAGTGGAGAAGTTCAAGTACAGCCGAAGTACTTCAGACTCGCTCCACGCCAAGTATGATACCAAGACCTGCGCCCCCGTGGTAGGGGACGACCAGTGGGGTCACCTGCAGGTGGACGCCACCTCCCTCTTCCTGCTCTTCCTGGCACAGATGACGGCGTCGG GTCTGCATATCGTCTACACTCAAGATGAAGTGGACGTGGTCCAAAATCTCATGTTCTACATCGAGGCGGCTTACAAAGTGGCC GATTACGGGATGTGGGAACGGGGGGACAAGACCAACCAGGGGATTACAGAAATCAACGCCAGCTCCATCGGGACGGCCAAG GCTGCTCTGGAGGCCCTGGACGAACTGAACCTGTTTGGAGCTAAAGGCGGACCTGGATCAGTTGTCCATGCCTTAGCAGACGACATCCAGCACTGCCAG TCCATCCTCACATCCATGCTACCCAGAGCCTCCATCTCCAAGGAAGTGGACGCCGGCGTGTTAGCCATCATCTCTTACCCCGCTTTTGCCGTGGAGGACATGAGCATCGTCAACTTGACCAAGGAGGAGATCATCTCCAAGCTGCAG GGTCGCTATGGCTGTTGCAGGTTCCTGAGAGATGGACACAAAACCCCCAAAGAG GATCCCAGCCGTCTGTATTACGAGTCGGCCGAGCTCAAGTTGTTTGAGAACATCGAATGCGAGTGGCCTCTTTTCTGGACATACCTCATCCTGGATGGAATCTTCACCAACAGCCCTGAGCAG GTACAAGAGTACCAAGAAGCTTTGGAGGCCATCTTAATCAAGCAAAAGGACGGAATCCGACTCTTGCCTGAGCTCTACAGCGTCCCACCGGATAAG GTGGAGGAAGAGTACATGAATCCTCATACAGTGGAGAGGATCCCCATGGGCAAGTGTCCTCTGAAGTGGGGACAATCTCTCTATGTTCTTGGAAAGCTCTTATCTGAG GGATTTCTTGCCCCGGGAGAGATTGACCCTCTGAACCGTCGCTTCTCTACCATCCCCAAGCCTGACGTGGTAGTGCAAG TTTCCGTCCTGGCTGAGACGGAGGAAATCAAAGAGCTGCTGCTCAAGCACGGCATCCACGTTGAGACAGTTGCGGACATCCATCCCATCCATGTACAGCCCTCTAGGGTGCTCAGCCACATCTACGCCCGCCTTG GTCGAAACCCTAGGCTGGGCTTGACAGGGCGGCCCTACAGGATGATCGGAATCCTAGGAACTTCCAAATTCTACATCATCCGGAACACCATTTTCTCCTTCACGCCTCAG TTCCTGGACCACCAGCAGTTCTACCTGGCTCTGGACAACAAAATGATCGTGGAGATGTTGAGGACGGAAATTTCCTACTTGTCGTCCAGGTGGAGGATGACGGGAAGACCCACCGTCATCTTCCCCGTCTCGCAAAGCATGCTGA CTGAAGACCGCGCCAACCTGGACCCCGCCGTGCTAGCTACCCTTAAGAAACTCCAAGACGGCTACTACGGAGGAGCAAG GATCCAGACGGGCAAGCTGTCGGAATTCCTGACCACGTCGTGTTTCGCTCACCTCAGCTTCTTGGATGGTAAGGCCTTAGGCGGCACGCACGGCCGCTCCCACGACCAGTTTGACCATCTCGACGGCGAGGGATACGTGCATGAGTTGAGCTGTGATGACG AGGCCGACGATCTTGCCCAGTACTTGGACCACCTCTTGGCCCATTCGGCCCCCCAAAAGCCCAAAGCCCAGATGGGTGGTCTGGGGAAGTTCAAGGCGGTTGCTTCCAAAACCAAGGACATGGTCTCTCTCAAGAACAAAGCTCAAAGTCTCAATGTGCAAG AAGTCAACATGTACCTACCCAATAAGCTGTTTCGCTGTCGTCAGCCATCCTTGAACCTCAATCTCCCGGATCCATCCACAGCGCCAGACCCTCAG ATCCCGGAAGTGACATTGACGTCCGAGAGCGGCGTGCCGAGGGACGCCGGCGGCGCCGTGGATTACAGCGCTCTGGTACAACTCCTGAAAGAAACGAAAAGTCTTCAAGACCAGGCGGACATCCTCTACATCCTCTTCAAGGACAA AGGCATGGAATGGGACACGGGCAAAGGAGCCACGGTACGCTCTCTGCTGGTGGACCTCTACGAGAAAGCTGGAGAACTCAAGAACTGGGGCCTGATTAGGATGATCTCCGGCATGTTGAGGAAGAAAGTGGAAGAACTGGACTct GCCTGCTCCGACCTGCTGGCCCACCAGAAGCACCTGACAGTTGGCCTTCCCCCTGAGCCTCGAGAGAAGACCATCACAGCACCCATCCCCCTTGACCAACTGGCGGCCGTCATCGACGAAGCTAGCGATGGCAACATTAGCGTGGCCATCCTCACCCAG GAGGTGATGGTGTACCTGGCCATGAGCATCCGGACACAGCCTAACCTTTTCAGCGAGATGTTCCGCCTTCGCATCGGGCTCATCATCCAAGTCATGGCCACCGAGTTGGCACAGTCACTCCATTGCTCCG GGGAGGAGGCCACGGAGAGCCTGATGAGCCTGAGTCCATCCGAGCTCAAGAACCTTTTGCACCACATCCTAAGCGGGAAGGAGTTCGGGGTTGAGCGCAGTG TTCGCGAAGCCGACGGCGGGCTCAGTCCGGCCATCTCCATCCATCACCTGGGGAACGTGGGCGCCACCAAGAGCGAGAGAGTGGGAATCAGCAAGCTCAAGAGCGATATGAAGACG GCGGATCGCAGAGTGTCTATGCCTGATGCAGTTAAGGTGGTGAAGTGCAATGTACCCATTTTGCTTCCAGGCCAAAAAAA CCTCCGATCTCACTCGCTGGACATCAGCAACATGGAGTCCGGG AGGTACCGACTTCCCTCTGTGGACTCCCTGGACATCCCTGAGGGTGTATCACTCGCCAAGGACGCCAGACAAGGCCAATGGCTTCGCAGGAGACGCCTGGACGGATCGCTCAACCGTGTCCCTGTGGGGTTCTACCAGAAGGTTTGGAGGATTCTGCAGAAA TGTCACGGCCTGTCCATCGAGGGATACGTCCTCCCGTCGTCCACCACCAGAGAG ATGACCCCTGGCGAGATCAAGTTCTCTCTACACGTGGAGACAGTCCTGAATCGTGTCCCGCAACCCGAGTACCGCCAACTCCTGGTGGAAGCCATCTTAGTCCTCACCATGCTCTCCGATGTGGACGTCCCAACCGTCGGCTCCATCATCCACGCCGACAAGATCGTCCGATTGGCCGATGACATGTTCCACAAAGATCAG AGAGACCTGGGCGCCGACGAACACCTGCTGGAGAGAGACCCCTCCACCGGTGTGTGTAAACTCCTTTACGACAGCGCCCCTAGTGGTCGCTTCGGCAGTATGACCTACCTGACCAAGGCAGTGGCCGTGTATGTGCAAGACTTCTTACCCGGCGGCTCATGTGCCGTCCAGTGA
- the phka1a gene encoding phosphorylase b kinase regulatory subunit alpha, skeletal muscle isoform isoform X1, which translates to MRSRSNSGVKLDNYARIVQQTILQHQDPVTGLLPGSGEQPDAWVRDNVYAIVSVWALSLAYRKNADRDEDKAKAYELEQSVVKLMRGVLQCITRQLHKVEKFKYSRSTSDSLHAKYDTKTCAPVVGDDQWGHLQVDATSLFLLFLAQMTASGLHIVYTQDEVDVVQNLMFYIEAAYKVADYGMWERGDKTNQGITEINASSIGTAKAALEALDELNLFGAKGGPGSVVHALADDIQHCQSILTSMLPRASISKEVDAGVLAIISYPAFAVEDMSIVNLTKEEIISKLQGRYGCCRFLRDGHKTPKEDPSRLYYESAELKLFENIECEWPLFWTYLILDGIFTNSPEQVQEYQEALEAILIKQKDGIRLLPELYSVPPDKVEEEYMNPHTVERIPMGKCPLKWGQSLYVLGKLLSEGFLAPGEIDPLNRRFSTIPKPDVVVQVSVLAETEEIKELLLKHGIHVETVADIHPIHVQPSRVLSHIYARLGRNPRLGLTGRPYRMIGILGTSKFYIIRNTIFSFTPQFLDHQQFYLALDNKMIVEMLRTEISYLSSRWRMTGRPTVIFPVSQSMLTEDRANLDPAVLATLKKLQDGYYGGARIQTGKLSEFLTTSCFAHLSFLDGKALGGTHGRSHDQFDHLDGEGYVHELSCDDEADDLAQYLDHLLAHSAPQKPKAQMGGLGKFKAVASKTKDMVSLKNKAQSLNVQEVNMYLPNKLFRCRQPSLNLNLPDPSTAPDPQIPEVTLTSESGVPRDAGGAVDYSALVQLLKETKSLQDQADILYILFKDKGMEWDTGKGATVRSLLVDLYEKAGELKNWGLIRMISGMLRKKVEELDSACSDLLAHQKHLTVGLPPEPREKTITAPIPLDQLAAVIDEASDGNISVAILTQEVMVYLAMSIRTQPNLFSEMFRLRIGLIIQVMATELAQSLHCSGEEATESLMSLSPSELKNLLHHILSGKEFGVERSVREADGGLSPAISIHHLGNVGATKSERVGISKLKSDMKTLEHRMSLTQADRRVSMPDAVKPDQSAMLPRKSLRSHSLDISNMESGRYRLPSVDSLDIPEGVSLAKDARQGQWLRRRRLDGSLNRVPVGFYQKVWRILQKCHGLSIEGYVLPSSTTREMTPGEIKFSLHVETVLNRVPQPEYRQLLVEAILVLTMLSDVDVPTVGSIIHADKIVRLADDMFHKDQRDLGADEHLLERDPSTGVCKLLYDSAPSGRFGSMTYLTKAVAVYVQDFLPGGSCAVQ; encoded by the exons ATGAGGAGCAGGAGTAACTCGGGCGTTAAACTGGACAACTATGCCCGGATCGTGCAGCAAACGATCCTGCAGCACCAA gACCCCGTCACGGGACTTCTCCCCGGAAGTGGCGAACAGCCGGACGCCTGGGTGCGAGACAACGTCTACGCCATCGTGTCGGTGTGGGCGCTCAGCTTGGCCTACAGGAAGAACGCCGACAGGGACGAAGACAAGGCCAAGGCTTACGAACTGGAACAG AGCGTGGTGAAACTCATGAGAGGCGTCCTACAGTGCATCACCAGGCAG CTACACAAAGTGGAGAAGTTCAAGTACAGCCGAAGTACTTCAGACTCGCTCCACGCCAAGTATGATACCAAGACCTGCGCCCCCGTGGTAGGGGACGACCAGTGGGGTCACCTGCAGGTGGACGCCACCTCCCTCTTCCTGCTCTTCCTGGCACAGATGACGGCGTCGG GTCTGCATATCGTCTACACTCAAGATGAAGTGGACGTGGTCCAAAATCTCATGTTCTACATCGAGGCGGCTTACAAAGTGGCC GATTACGGGATGTGGGAACGGGGGGACAAGACCAACCAGGGGATTACAGAAATCAACGCCAGCTCCATCGGGACGGCCAAG GCTGCTCTGGAGGCCCTGGACGAACTGAACCTGTTTGGAGCTAAAGGCGGACCTGGATCAGTTGTCCATGCCTTAGCAGACGACATCCAGCACTGCCAG TCCATCCTCACATCCATGCTACCCAGAGCCTCCATCTCCAAGGAAGTGGACGCCGGCGTGTTAGCCATCATCTCTTACCCCGCTTTTGCCGTGGAGGACATGAGCATCGTCAACTTGACCAAGGAGGAGATCATCTCCAAGCTGCAG GGTCGCTATGGCTGTTGCAGGTTCCTGAGAGATGGACACAAAACCCCCAAAGAG GATCCCAGCCGTCTGTATTACGAGTCGGCCGAGCTCAAGTTGTTTGAGAACATCGAATGCGAGTGGCCTCTTTTCTGGACATACCTCATCCTGGATGGAATCTTCACCAACAGCCCTGAGCAG GTACAAGAGTACCAAGAAGCTTTGGAGGCCATCTTAATCAAGCAAAAGGACGGAATCCGACTCTTGCCTGAGCTCTACAGCGTCCCACCGGATAAG GTGGAGGAAGAGTACATGAATCCTCATACAGTGGAGAGGATCCCCATGGGCAAGTGTCCTCTGAAGTGGGGACAATCTCTCTATGTTCTTGGAAAGCTCTTATCTGAG GGATTTCTTGCCCCGGGAGAGATTGACCCTCTGAACCGTCGCTTCTCTACCATCCCCAAGCCTGACGTGGTAGTGCAAG TTTCCGTCCTGGCTGAGACGGAGGAAATCAAAGAGCTGCTGCTCAAGCACGGCATCCACGTTGAGACAGTTGCGGACATCCATCCCATCCATGTACAGCCCTCTAGGGTGCTCAGCCACATCTACGCCCGCCTTG GTCGAAACCCTAGGCTGGGCTTGACAGGGCGGCCCTACAGGATGATCGGAATCCTAGGAACTTCCAAATTCTACATCATCCGGAACACCATTTTCTCCTTCACGCCTCAG TTCCTGGACCACCAGCAGTTCTACCTGGCTCTGGACAACAAAATGATCGTGGAGATGTTGAGGACGGAAATTTCCTACTTGTCGTCCAGGTGGAGGATGACGGGAAGACCCACCGTCATCTTCCCCGTCTCGCAAAGCATGCTGA CTGAAGACCGCGCCAACCTGGACCCCGCCGTGCTAGCTACCCTTAAGAAACTCCAAGACGGCTACTACGGAGGAGCAAG GATCCAGACGGGCAAGCTGTCGGAATTCCTGACCACGTCGTGTTTCGCTCACCTCAGCTTCTTGGATGGTAAGGCCTTAGGCGGCACGCACGGCCGCTCCCACGACCAGTTTGACCATCTCGACGGCGAGGGATACGTGCATGAGTTGAGCTGTGATGACG AGGCCGACGATCTTGCCCAGTACTTGGACCACCTCTTGGCCCATTCGGCCCCCCAAAAGCCCAAAGCCCAGATGGGTGGTCTGGGGAAGTTCAAGGCGGTTGCTTCCAAAACCAAGGACATGGTCTCTCTCAAGAACAAAGCTCAAAGTCTCAATGTGCAAG AAGTCAACATGTACCTACCCAATAAGCTGTTTCGCTGTCGTCAGCCATCCTTGAACCTCAATCTCCCGGATCCATCCACAGCGCCAGACCCTCAG ATCCCGGAAGTGACATTGACGTCCGAGAGCGGCGTGCCGAGGGACGCCGGCGGCGCCGTGGATTACAGCGCTCTGGTACAACTCCTGAAAGAAACGAAAAGTCTTCAAGACCAGGCGGACATCCTCTACATCCTCTTCAAGGACAA AGGCATGGAATGGGACACGGGCAAAGGAGCCACGGTACGCTCTCTGCTGGTGGACCTCTACGAGAAAGCTGGAGAACTCAAGAACTGGGGCCTGATTAGGATGATCTCCGGCATGTTGAGGAAGAAAGTGGAAGAACTGGACTct GCCTGCTCCGACCTGCTGGCCCACCAGAAGCACCTGACAGTTGGCCTTCCCCCTGAGCCTCGAGAGAAGACCATCACAGCACCCATCCCCCTTGACCAACTGGCGGCCGTCATCGACGAAGCTAGCGATGGCAACATTAGCGTGGCCATCCTCACCCAG GAGGTGATGGTGTACCTGGCCATGAGCATCCGGACACAGCCTAACCTTTTCAGCGAGATGTTCCGCCTTCGCATCGGGCTCATCATCCAAGTCATGGCCACCGAGTTGGCACAGTCACTCCATTGCTCCG GGGAGGAGGCCACGGAGAGCCTGATGAGCCTGAGTCCATCCGAGCTCAAGAACCTTTTGCACCACATCCTAAGCGGGAAGGAGTTCGGGGTTGAGCGCAGTG TTCGCGAAGCCGACGGCGGGCTCAGTCCGGCCATCTCCATCCATCACCTGGGGAACGTGGGCGCCACCAAGAGCGAGAGAGTGGGAATCAGCAAGCTCAAGAGCGATATGAAGACG CTGGAGCACAGGATGTCCCTCACCCAG GCGGATCGCAGAGTGTCTATGCCTGATGCAGTTAAG CCGGACCAAAGCGCCATGCTGCCTCgcaag AGCCTCCGATCTCACTCGCTGGACATCAGCAACATGGAGTCCGGG AGGTACCGACTTCCCTCTGTGGACTCCCTGGACATCCCTGAGGGTGTATCACTCGCCAAGGACGCCAGACAAGGCCAATGGCTTCGCAGGAGACGCCTGGACGGATCGCTCAACCGTGTCCCTGTGGGGTTCTACCAGAAGGTTTGGAGGATTCTGCAGAAA TGTCACGGCCTGTCCATCGAGGGATACGTCCTCCCGTCGTCCACCACCAGAGAG ATGACCCCTGGCGAGATCAAGTTCTCTCTACACGTGGAGACAGTCCTGAATCGTGTCCCGCAACCCGAGTACCGCCAACTCCTGGTGGAAGCCATCTTAGTCCTCACCATGCTCTCCGATGTGGACGTCCCAACCGTCGGCTCCATCATCCACGCCGACAAGATCGTCCGATTGGCCGATGACATGTTCCACAAAGATCAG AGAGACCTGGGCGCCGACGAACACCTGCTGGAGAGAGACCCCTCCACCGGTGTGTGTAAACTCCTTTACGACAGCGCCCCTAGTGGTCGCTTCGGCAGTATGACCTACCTGACCAAGGCAGTGGCCGTGTATGTGCAAGACTTCTTACCCGGCGGCTCATGTGCCGTCCAGTGA